The Malaclemys terrapin pileata isolate rMalTer1 chromosome 5, rMalTer1.hap1, whole genome shotgun sequence genomic interval AGGGATACTCATACCCGCCCTCGTCTTCGATGCCCTGCGTGCGCCAGGCCTCGCCTGTTGGCCGCGCCTCATCGTAGATGGAGGTGTTGGCAGGCACTGGGTGGGGGGCCCGCCCCTCGGGCTCATCATAGATGTGCTCCCTGCATCTCAGCGGCCTCTCAGCTTGGCTGTTCCCCGCTGGCTGGACCCTGTCGTACAGGCCTGAGTACAGAGAGCCAGGTTTCCTGAGCTTTGCCTCCTCCTGGGCAGGGCCATGACCCATGGCCCCACCTCCAGGCTTGCTGTCGATGGGGTCTGAGTACAGCGGGTCCAGCCTGGCTCGGATGCCCTTCACTGCGTCCATGGGCTCGGAGTACAAGCTGGCTGGGTCCTCAGAAGGGAGCAGGGCCCTGGGTACCTTGGGCAGTGGGGGCGTACTGGGGTGAGCAGGCTTGGGTGGCACCGGGGGCTCTGGGAGAGTGCGAGCCTTCAGCAGGGCTATGGCGTCCCTCTCCTCCGGAGCAGCACTGAGCTTTGCTGCCAGCCCAGCTTTGGGCACCGTTGGGCCATCCCCCTCGGCAGGCAGCTCAAGGCTCAGCGAGTCAGCCAGGGCGTTGCGGAtcagcaccacactggggcaGTCCAAGTCCAGGGAGTCGCAGCTCTGTCTGTTCTCCTCTACCTGGGCTTTCTGCTCCCGAATGGAGGCCTCCACTAGCCGGAAGATCTCGTTCCCCTGCTTGGTCTCAAATGTGAAGTTCCCAGGCCCAGACTCGCAGCGCCTGCCAGCTTCAAAGGAGAACATCACCTGCCGGGGAGAGGTAGAGGGTCAGTGTCCCAACCAGCCCCCAAGAGCCTCCCAGCAGCCCTGAGCCCATGCATGCTGTAGCCCAGGCTGCAGCACTTGGGCGAagggacagagcagggcagaTCTCTGGCGTACACAAGAACAGCTCTGGCAGCCTCGCCCTGGACTCACACCCCATTCCTGAACCTCAGCCCAGGCTCTAGGGGCAGGTGAACTGGCAtttgctctccctggggctcggccATCATACCAAGAAGAGAGCAAGGCCCCTGCCCGTAGGGCTGGCAGCATGGGCAAGTCAGCggggctggagatgcagcacAGAGCATGCTCTGTGCTTGATTCCCATGAGTAGCAGCACCACAGATGTTGGGTAGCAGGATCTGGGAACAGAGAGGGGACAGCCCTGGAATTAATTCTGTTGTTGTTGTGATGCAGCCACAGATAAGAATCAGATGGAGCTGGAGCTGATGTCAGTTTAGGAGACCTGGGTGCAGGAACAACTGCAGCAAGACTCCTGGCATCTCCTCCCCTCACAACGGCCTGTGGGCATAATTCCTGGCTTCCCCCTACACACCAGTTCCACTTTCCACCCCCAGCTGCCAAGCCACCCCCCGCCTCAAACCCATCTTCCAACTcaccccttccctggtgcctctAAGAGACACACCACAGCACGCAGGCACcatgaatcaggccctatgtaaATCGCTTTCTCtctaccctccccctccccccccaatttatGGTAGCATCCCAGGTTTTTGAATTTCATGGGAGATGCATAGCCACCCACTGTCCCTAACTGCTGCAATTCTTCCAGCagcaaggagggagaagaatgtATCCCAGGTTCCATCTCCCTGCTGAGGCCATGGTTGCTCATGGGGGGGGTTAGTGAGCTGGTCCCATCTCAGAAAGGGGTGAGATGGCAGGCTGGTCCTACCCTGGGGAGTAAGGGGAGGCAGaagggtgtgtgtctgtctgtctacatGGAGCCAGCTGCCCAGCCTAGCCGGGGGCAGGGTCTGGTAGGCTCCACACGGAGCTCTGGCCCAGGCTGCTGCTACTTCCGGTCTGTCCAATGTGCTGACAACATACAACAATTAGCCAGCTCAACCCACAACAGCCCTCGGCACACCCAGGGGAGACACCGCAGTGCCAACTGGTGAGGGGTTGAGACCAGACAGCCCTGCACCAGCAGGGTATTGGAGTGAGAATGGGATCTATGCCTCCCGCCCCGATCCTCTCACTGGGCAGGGCCCCCTCATACCTGCTTGTACTCCAAGCAGCAGATTTACCCTTGCCAGCAAGCGCTGCAGTGTCTCCCCTGGGTCTGCCAGGAGGCGCTATGGGGCAGGCCGGGGCTCGTAACTGCTATGCATTGTCAACCCTGCCCCCGTCTTCTAACAGCCAGTGAGGAAGCGAACCCCCGGGCAGCTAAATTAGCCCAATACCAtgaattcttcttcgagtgcttgctcatatccattccattaggtgtgtgcgcgccgcgtgcacgatcgtcggaagattttctaccctagcaacaccggcgggtcggctgtggagccccctagagtggcgccttcatggcgctgaatatataccccagccgacccggcgccccctcagttccttcttaccgcccctgacggtcgttggaactgtggagcgctgcttagctgttctccactctccctagcttagtttgttgtatcacagtgatagttatagttatagttctagtgtttatagttaaatagttaaatagtttaaaagttgttttagttgttctaagtagttcaggggattaagggggtcgtctccccctttctcccccggccgcggggccgggctcatgcccaacgctcccggcttcaagcagtgcgcctcctgcgctaagcctatgcccacgagcgacccgcacgactcctgtctgaagtgcctgggagagtcccatcaaacagataagtgcaagatctgtaaggccttcagaccaaggaccaagaaggagcgggactttcggctccggcaactcctgatggaggcggcacttagtccggacgctccatctacaagtcaggccccggcacctagcacctcggtgcgcagtgccccggcggcaccggctatgacgaccacgcgagtggcgtcagacaagcctccccggcaccggacctcgtcggcaccgcaagcagtgcctcggcgccggtcattatccccggggcataaaaaagcccataagacggggacatccgtgccgaagacgccggctcccccagtgccgggggtagagccgcgtccgccggtggagcaccggaaacaggtgcctccagcaccgtcgactccggcgccgaggccgttgagtccggtgcagatagcgtctccaccgagaccggcggtgatacagtgcctcccgtcgactccagagaccttcgcggcggcgagagacttaatagctctcacggagccggcaccgcctcaaccaccggcaccgactgcaccgttgactcgcccggtccagtcgagggggaaacctgccttgatgcgccctccatcgcaagggctggaacctcggcaccgatccaggtcccgaagcaggtccccacgccgctcgcagtcccggcaccgaatatcgcctcggcaccggtcgtactcgcggccaagatcttcttcgcggcaccgctctacgtctcggcaccgatatgatcgtcggcaccgatcaacgtcgagacgtagttctcggcaccgctacggtcgacgctcgacgtcgagaggccgctcccggcaccgggcatactccaggtcctcgtcgaggtccagatccggctcccggcaccgacgaggtcatcggcaccgatcgcggtcccggcaccgttcgccggcaccgcgcagagatagatcatctctggaccggtaccgtgcggcaccacagcacacggggatcgtttcatctctctcggcaccgccatggccgtcaagatcggtgtctcgctcctcggaggacctgtcgagatcggcatacccccctcaagggcaagccgaggaacggaacttgggccattggcaggagttggcagaggaccactcccatggaccatctcactggtcattttggaccccgtgggcgtaccaccaggagcaaggggctccaataccatcgacctctcgctcgggtcactcggttagaagggccccagaatccaccatctctcgacctccgccagggggcatggaggcttccgtgtccacgccacctgacaccatagacccgagtacaggtgatgctccggcccaagagcagggggatcaggacccccccttggatccagtaccaccggaggcgtcttcctcctcctctccggatgaggcagtggcgggcacttcatgtacgggtccccctccgatagatcttcgggctcaccaggatctcctgcgtaggatggcccgtaatatggacctgcaggcggaggagatagtggaagtacaggaccctatcgtgaacatcctcggagcggatgccccatcgagggtggcgctacccctgatcagcacgatacaaaccaatgcggatacgatatggcaaactcctgcctctatcccacccacagcgagaggggtggaaaggaagtactttgtcccgtctaaggacttcgggtacttgtatacccacccccaaccgtgttcactggtggtggcatcagtgaacgcacgagagcgccacggccagcaggctgcagcgcctaaatcaaaagaggctaagcggctcgatttgtttggccgtaaggtttactcagccggagggctgcaacttagagcggcgaaccaacaggcgctattgagccgttacaattttaactcctggaactctatggggaagtttaaggagttgattccccaagagtccagggaagagtttggagccatggtagaggagggtaagaaggtggctcggacctccttgcaggcctccttggacatagcagactcagctgcgaggaccctggcttcgggtatcgctatgcggaggatctcctggcttcaggtttcgggtttgcctccggagctgcagcaaaccctacaggatctgccctttgagggacatggattgttctcggacaagacggactctcgtctgcagagcctcaaggactcgagaacaatcatgcgctccctggggatgcatgttgtgggccctcagcgcagaccatttaggccgcagcctcagcgcttctacccccccccccgcctcgtcagagacaggactcgacccagaggcgagggcgaggtggtagaagaaggtgggccggccctcaacccggccagaaccaggggccacctagaccaccttcaggccccaggcagaacttttgaaggtgcggtcgaggacggcgccccagtcatcccccaggatccagccccctcctttcgggatcgtctctcccacttccaccgtgcttggtcccttataacttcggaccgttgggtcctccgcacagtggagaggggatacactatccagttttcttctattcccccctcccaccccccttccccgtccctcttcagggacccttctcacgagcaacttcttatacaggaggtttccacgctccttgctatgggggccatagaggaggttccagtagagttaaggggcaggggattttattcccgttacttcctgatccccaagtccaaaggaggcctgcggcccatcttggacttgcgcggactcaacaaattcgtagtaaagttgaagttccgcatggtctctttgggggccattatcccctccctcgatcctggagactggttcgccgccctcgacatgaaagacgcatactttcacatctcaatttacccacctcacagacgcttcctgcgattcgtggtaaacatggtgcactaccaatttgcagtccttcccttcggcctatcctcggccccaagagtgttcacgaaatgtatggctgtcgtggcagcgtaccttcgtcggcaagggatacaggtgttcccgtacctagacgactggctggtacgcggtcgcaccaaagagcaagttcaagctcacgtccacagaatagtgcacacattcaacgagttgggcatcctactcaacaaggacaaatctactctagaacctacccagagaatagatttcatcggcgcagttctagactccagacgtgcacaagccatcctgccagacaaccgctttggcaccatcacgagcctcattcaagggctccaggccttcccaactaccacggtgaggtcgtgccttaccctgctgggtcacatggcttcctgcacgtacgtaaccaggcatgccagacttcggcttcgcccactccagacctgggtgtcatcaatataccgtccacatcgggacagcctgaacatggtggtcacggtcccgaactcggtcctgacctccctcacctggtggctagatcacaatgtggtctgcgaggggatgccttttcacaccccgcaaccctctctgcacctggtcacagacgcttcatctctgggttggggcgcccatctcaacggacaccatacccagggcctgtggactgcaccccagttagccctgcacatcaatgttcgggagctgatggcggtgcgcctggcgtgccaggcatttctcaatcaactacgtggccgttgtgtgttagttctcatcgacaacaccacggccatgttttacatcaacaagcaaggaggagcacgttcgtcagttctatgccaagaggccattcgcctgtgggacttctgcatcgcccactcaatccatctcacggcatcgttcctccctggagtccagaacactctagcggaccgactcagcaggtccttccagacacacgagtggtctatccgtccggacatcatacattccatcttccggaggtgggggtttccccagatagacctgtttgcatcccgagacaacaggaagtgccacgtgttctgctccctacaaggtcgagctccgggctccctctcagatgcgtttctccttccctggaaagaccacctgttttatgccttccctccgtttcctctggtccacaaggtactgctcaaattgcgcagagaccaggcacaggtaattctgatcgctccagcgtggccgagacaacattggtacaccacactgttggaactctcggttcagactccgatcccgcttccgttatgtccggatctcatctctcaggaccacggccggttgcgtcaccccgacctgcaatcactccacctcacggcgtggctgctccatggttcacccaggcagagcagcaatgctcgctctctgtccaacagattctgctgagcagtaggaagccctcaacacgcaccacgtacctggccaagtggaagcggttctcctgttggtgcgaacaacgagccacgtccccgttgcaggcacccattcccctcattttggaatatctcctctccctaaaacagcaggggttggcgatatcttcaattagagttcacctggccgctatatcggcctttcacccaggggaactcgcgtcctcggtattctctaacccgatggtcgttagattcctcaagggcttagaccggatgtacccacaacaacgtcagcccgtcccgacgtgggacctcaacctggttctctccaagctcacaggtcctccattcgagccactggccacctgttcacttctgtacctatcctggaagacagccttccttgtagccatcacctcagcaaggcgtgtttctgaactcagggcgcttacatctgagcccccttacacagtttttcacaaggataaagtgcagcttcgtccacatcctgcctttctccctaaggtggtttctccttttcatatcaaccaggatatatttctcccggtctttcatcctaaaccacatgccactcgccaggatcaacgtttgcattccctggacgtacgtagggccctggccttctatattgaccgcacaaagcactttagaaagacgacgcaactcttcgttgcagtggccgaccgaatgaaaggctcaccggtctcctcacaacgcctatcctcctggattacgtcttgcatccggacttgctatgacctggcaggtgtctcagcaccgcacctcaccgctcactccacgagggcccaagcttcctcgactgctttcctggcacatgttccgatccaggacatttgtagagcggcggtttggtcatcagtccacacatttgcagctcactatgcactagtgcagcagtccagagacgatgctgctttcggatcagcggttttgcacacagcaatgtctcactccgaccccaccacctaagttgggcttgggagtcacctaatggaatggatatgagcaagcactcgaagaagaaaagacggttactcaccgttgtaactgttgttcttcgagatgtgttgctcatatccattccaaacccgccccccgtccccactgtcggagtagccggcaagaaggaactgagggggcgccgggtcggctggggtatatattcagcgccatgaaggcgccactctagggggctccacagccgacccgccggtgttgctagggtagaaaatcttccgacgatcgtgcacgcggcgcgcacacacctaatggaatggatatgagcaacacatctcgaagaacaacagttacaacggtgagtaaccgtcttttttccAACAGTGCAGAGGCAGAAGTGGGAATCCCTGCTCCGTCTCCCTGCTGTTGGCAAAATTCCCAAACTGGCTAATCTCACAACTTCCCTGCAGTCTGTGAAATCGTGATTCACACAGGGCCTTAGCCATGAGGTCTCCTGAGTGGACCTTGTGACACTGCACTCCAtgttcttcatagtgatattatgatatgattatagcataataatgatgtattttatgcaagataggtcatgtgagatattgaaaaggttatgatttactgaatatgattgtcctatttgtatggatgtatcatttttgtatctgaagttaggaatattgtctatgtatctattacaaatgtgtttacatatGAGGAACACCCACTAGGCAAGACTGTCAATCTAGATGGTTGGCTGGGTAAGGCCCATTCAAGTTAATGAACAATttgggaaaacaataggccttagaaggAGTTTATTTCCtgcgggtgtggggggaagaagagagtAGTGTCTTCCTGAGGCCTCTACAAATGGCCTctgagcaatggctgctgtggcactacagggacatgtgaccaggtcacctggtgctgaactccatcttggaataccagtgtaTTTCCACTGACTGGCCTGGGAACCCAGCtttgagacaaagggttcccgccatatgcaaaagctatttaaggcaggggagtgacatcatcaggattcttcactgactccccgccCCAAAGAGACTCttagaaacacctgaggaacaaagactgaactgggggggagaagtgctggacccagactgGAGGGGTTTCTAGCCTGTGAGAGGATTACCTGGGGTTTTTAATCTGTAAGCAAATGCAACTGGCCCCTTAAGAATCTCTGTAGCCTGCTTGAATCATCATTTAGGCTGAGAATTTGATACTCATAtgcaatctctttagtatattaagcttagtttgtgtgttttgtttgctaggtaatctgctttgatctgtttgctatcccttataatcacttaaaatctaccttttgtagttaaacttatttttgctttgtcttCTAAAATCAGTGTGTGCATATCcttctccacattgaggaagggagtggatttcatgagcttacgctgtacagatctctgtgcagcgcaagacagtataattttgggtttacactccagagggggaaGTGCATTTGAGCAGCTGGGCAGTTCCTTATCTGAAGCCTCCCCAGACAGAGCTGATTACAGCGTCTGTATGTATTGCAGCTGTGTGTGCCCCTATCTGTATGTGTGCTGAAGCCTGGGAGAAGGCTTAgcaggctggtcacagcagtacagtgtaaagggagcccaggctggtgggtcaggggggctcagtggtaccacagttccaggtggcaccccgtggggaacccatcacagaccCCCGAACCCCGGCTCCCTCTCTGTGATAACACTATGGTCTGGGCCAGCTTGGTGCATCCCCTAGCAAGCCAGCATGCCATGGGAGCGGCACCATTTCAGTACCACAGCAAGAGCTGATCCCCTGCAGGggggcctgggcagaggcaggacACAGGGCATCTGCTGAATGAGCCTATTTCCCCTGACCACACTCATGCTATGCCATTTCTgtcccccagcctggccctctGGCTCACACCCAGCATCTCCCAGGCTTGGAGAAGCTGCTCAGATGCTTCCGCACAGTGTCTCCACTCAGCAGACACACTCAGTCTCCAGATCTCTTCTGGTTGATCCGgtggaaacagcagcagcacactTCAGCTACAGGCTACATCACAAGTTCTATAAGCAGCTTCTCTCaggcaaccacttcctccccacccgCTCTGAGCGAGCAGGGCCGAGGACACAGAACCAGGAGCTGCGTGAAGCATGGGGACAGCAGCACGATGGACCAGACGCACCACAGTCGCCACGGCCAAGTGGGAGAAGGGTGAGGGGCAGCGACAATCACAGCATGGGCCCCAGGAGGCAGTaacccccccagcacagccaaCCCTCAGCAAACGTTAACCAGGCACCTTGGCGGCTGCTGGCCCCTGTGCCTTCCTGTCAGGCTGCACATGGAGTGCCACACCAGGTCAGGCCTTGGCACTTCAGCATGCCAACCCTTTAGTGCCAGACGGCTTGTGGGCTGCGGAGCAGAACACCCTTTTGCTAAGGGGATGGTATTAAGCCAGCCGGAGCCCAGGCGCTCACCCCAGATCCtgccccacccaccttgtctcggcCATATCTCCTGAGCAGCCTGTAAGGCCAGGTGTAGAGAGTTTCTTGTGTCCGGGGCTCCTTGAGGATCAAGCTGTCCTGCTCGGCTTTGAGCATGTAGGCCCCATGCAGCGCACACCGCTCCGCTGCCTCCGTCCTCTGCACCGTCACCCAGAAAGCGTTCACTGCCAAGAAAGCCAGTCActcacaggggcagggcaggaaagcaagCACCCTCAGCCACCCCCAACTCCCAAGGACAGGACAGGGAAACCAGGGACACCCCCAGGACCACGGACAGCACGGGGTGAAGACAAGGAATCCGAGCCCTGCCCCACTTTCCCCTGCACCAAGGGGAGAGTGGGGAAACCAGAATATGCACCGCCCCCAAGGGGGGAGGCCGGCGACACCCAGCCCCCAggacagagcgggggggggggtgtcgacaTCCAGCCCCTGGGACAGAGATGGGGAGAGGCCAGTGAGACGGCCCTGCTACAAGGAGTGCAGCTCAGGGTGAACCActgcggggaggagggaggcgtCCCAGCTCCAGACGCAGCCCAGTGGGACAGGTCACAGCACCTGCCTGAAGGACGAGACTATCCCAGAGGCCAGGGCAGCTTCATGCCAGGCAGCGAGGGCTGCAGGCTCCCCCAGCAGGACCATGCTGGAAACAAACCCAGGACAACCAGGGGAGCAGCCAGCGCCACCGGAGAGGAGCTAAGGGCAGGACAGGCCCTACCTTCTTCCCGCGAGTAGTAAATCGAGTTCACTGCCATCTCCAGGGCCGGTGCCCCCACGTCAGACTCCTTGCTGCACCCAGGCCGGGCTCCATTGGTAGAGTTCCCCTGCAAAGCAAGAGAGGTATCAGCACCCAGAACCATACTCCCAGCTAGCCCCCCTAACCCCCATGGGCCACCTCacagccagcccccctgcccaccacagGCTGCCTCGCAGctggtccccctgccccccacaggctgCCTCACAGCCAGACCCACTGCCCACCCCATGGGCCAGCTCACAGCCAGCACAGTCAGCCCACCCTCCTCTCCTCATGGGCCGCCGGATGGAcggccccctctgccccctacGGGCGACCTCACAACCAGTCCCCCTATCCCCCACAGGCTGCCTCagagccacccctcccctcccctccgccgccccccaaGAGCCACCTTATGACTGGCCCTCCCCAGCCTCCCAACGGTCTGCCTCACAGTCAGCCCTCCCGCCCCACCTCacagccagccccactccccatgcCATGGGCCACCACACAGCCGGCACACTCTGCCCCCTACGGGCTGCCTTACCATGAGCCCACCCTGCTCTCCCCATGGGCCGCCGGGTGGCCAGCCCCCTACAGGCTGcctcacagccccccctgcctctccccaccccagagccaccttATGACCGGCCCTCCCCAGCCCACATTGCCCTGCCTCAcagccagtcccccaccccacctcacagCCAGCCCCCCCTTCCGCCCACAGGCCACCTCACAGCCAGCCCCCCATACCTCCTCACAGCCAGCCCCCCATCTGTACCCCACTGGCCTCCTCACAGGccacctctctctgcccccatggGCCACCTCACAGCCAGCCCCCCATTCCCCCTGGGACACCTCACTGCtggtctcctctctccccccacaggcCACCTcacaggtcccccccccccccacgggctgCCTCACAGCTGGCCCACTCTGCCCCCTATGGGCCGCCTCACGGCCAGCTCACCCTCCTCTCCTCATGGGCCGCCTGATGgccggcccccccaccccctacagGCAACCTCACAGCCCTCCCTACCCCCACCATGGGTCacctcagccagccccaccccacccacccccacacacggTCCACCTCACAgccagccccattccccaccccacaggCTGCCTCACAGCCGGCTCCATCTGCCCCCCGTCCAAGGGCCACCTCATGGCCGgctccacctccccaccccacagattGCCTCACAGCCAGTCCCCTCTTCCCGCTCACTGGCCTCCTCacagcctgcccccccactctcccccacgGGCTGCCTCACAaccagtcccccctccccaccccacagttcacctccttcccccccatagACCGCTTCACAGC includes:
- the DOK1 gene encoding docking protein 1 — translated: MDPAAKEGRLYVQQGHKFGAKRWKKNWFVLYPASQHGVARLEFFDCKDPGAPAEKLSTKRLDKKIIRLADCLSVAPMPESGPKDSMAVFRLETSDRSYLFAAEKEQSAEWVKKLCEIAFSGNSTNGARPGCSKESDVGAPALEMAVNSIYYSREEVNAFWVTVQRTEAAERCALHGAYMLKAEQDSLILKEPRTQETLYTWPYRLLRRYGRDKVMFSFEAGRRCESGPGNFTFETKQGNEIFRLVEASIREQKAQVEENRQSCDSLDLDCPSVVLIRNALADSLSLELPAEGDGPTVPKAGLAAKLSAAPEERDAIALLKARTLPEPPVPPKPAHPSTPPLPKVPRALLPSEDPASLYSEPMDAVKGIRARLDPLYSDPIDSKPGGGAMGHGPAQEEAKLRKPGSLYSGLYDRVQPAGNSQAERPLRCREHIYDEPEGRAPHPVPANTSIYDEARPTGEAWRTQGIEDEGGYEYPYNPRTDDYSVPAFQHKAGPKGPKPIPAPKPQSVFIPKGAERSSEPSKWRVNPAPDKPGVRSGLNNNNNNNEVLYSQVLKPLRAPGQELSVDENALMPIYEDLGEI